Genomic segment of Apium graveolens cultivar Ventura chromosome 7, ASM990537v1, whole genome shotgun sequence:
GTGATGTTTTGCCTCGATATAAGTCTATCGATGCGAGACCAGGGATGCTTCAAGCTGTTGATGAAAAAAATATAACCGATGGAGCCAAAAGCAGGGTGGTGAGAAATGGGGGTGATTCTGAAGAATACATCAGGTCTAAATCATCTGACGGTGGTATTTTGCCTGCCACTCAGGAGGGAGTGAAGACTTCAGATTGCATGGCAGCAACAGGTGCTACTGATGGGTGCAATGACAAAAAATGCAATGTCAATAATGGATCTCGCCGACTGCTTCGGAAACACGTTGATACTAAAACTAATTTTCTTGACAGGGGAAGTGGTCAATATGATGCATTGCCAGATCAGAAACATAATAGTGTTCTTTCAGTAGAAGCATAAAATCATTTGGAAATCACTGGTCACAATGAAGCATTAAGTCGCACAAAATTTCAGGAGGTTCTTGATCTGTTTGAACACACCCTTAATAAGCGGTTGCTGGAGATAGGACACGAAGAGAAGTCCACGGGCAGGAAAAGGACATCAAATCTTTATACAGAGATTGCAATGCAACTCAAGAAACAAGGGAAATGGATTTATATGAACAGAAAACTCTTGGGTGCTATTCCTGGCATTGAGGTGGGTGACCAATTTCGTTATAGGGCTGAACTTGTTATAGTTGGATTGCATATTCAGTTTATTGCTGGTATAGATTACATGGAAAAGGATGGAAAGAAGATCGCCACAATATAGTGTCCTCTGGTCGTTATTCCAGCGATAGAGAATACGCCAATGTAATATTCTATTCTGGTGAAGGTGGGAATTCAATAATGGGTGAAAAAAAGTCCAAACACCAGGCCAAAGATCAGGCACTTGTACGAGGTAATCTTGCCTTAAAAAATAGCAAGGATGAAAAAACTCCGGTTAGGGTTATTCGAGGTCGACGAACATGGAAAACCTCCACATTTACCTATGATGGTTTGTACTTGGTAACCGACTTAAGGCAAAAGAGAGCAAAAAATGGAAAGCTTGTGTACTTGTTCCAACTAAATAGAATTCAAGGTGAGAGTAAACTTAATTTAAGTACTCCTACGTCGCAAAGGGTTGGGAAATCTAAAGTTGGTCGTGCATTGATGACTGATATTTCTTTGGGAGAAGAGAAAATACCTATCCGTGTCTATAATGATATGGATAATGACAATCCTCCAACTTGTTTTGAATACATTACAAAAATGACATATCCACAACCCCAGATTTCCTCGAGTGGTTGCCATTGCATTGACGGGTGCTTGGATCATGTGCATTGCTCTTGTATCACAAAAAATGGAGGCATGGTACCATTTAATGAAAATGGTGCTCTCATTGAAGCTAAGCAAGAAACTATTGTCCATGAGTGTGGTCCTTTGTGCAAATGCCCCCCGTCTTGCAAGAATAGAGTTAGCCAACATGGCGTTAAATTCCAATTAGAGGTCTTTAAAATGAAAGCAAAGGGATGGGGTGTTAGATCTCGAAATTTTATTTCATCCGGGAGTTTTATATGCGAGTATGTGGGTGAGTTGCTTAATGATAAGCAAGCAGAGGAGAGGATAGGTTTGGATGAGTATTTGTCTGATATAGGAGATGAAGACGGCTTTGCTATTGATGCAGCACAAAAGGGGAACATTGGACGATTTACTAATCATAGCTGCTCCCCAAACTTATTTGCTCAAGACGTTCTTCATGATCACCATGACAAGATGATGCCACATGTGATGCTATTTGCTACACAAAATATACCTCCTTTTCAAGAGTTAAGTTATGATTATAATTACAAAATTGATCAGGTCTATGACTCGAATGGAAATGTCAAAGAAAAGAAATGTAATTGCGGTGGTGCGGATTGCAGGGATAGGCTGTATTGACCAACATTTTGATACAAAAACTCGACATCCACATCAATGTAAGTTTTAGTAGATGCTAAATCCATGTCATTATCTCTATGGTTTTTCTTCTATTTTTGAATGATATATTCTTAAAAATGTGTAGAATTTTTCAAGGTTATCTTCGCACGCTGTGTGAAATGTAGGGTGGAGAAGAGCTTTCTTATTGTTTGTAAGTCACTGTTACCCCTAATTCATTTATACTTTTTCAAACTTATTACTGGTGCATTTATGTAATATTGTTTtctattaaataaaatatatttagttATAATCCCTTAAGAAAACTTAAACTATTTCTACTTAATTATCATATTGTTGTTTTAGATCATGGAATTTCAACCTTACTAGTGATACGGAGATTTTGTTACATTTTTGTATTGAATATCATTCTCACTTATATGATGAAGTATTGAATCAAGAGGTTGAGATCTCTTAATTCAAACGTAACGAAATATTGAATTTTTTCATGAACCGTTTTTTTCTCACATCTACTTAAATATTAAAATGTGTACATCTCCGGTGTTGAACGATTGAATTTTGATTAAGAAAGAgattatatgatatttttattGGTCGTCTGCAATCGTACTTAAGACCTCTCTTAGATCTTGACGACGACGACCTAATATTCTCTGCATAATAAGAAATATGTGGTTTATTGTAtattgattaattttttttttttgctatttAATCACACTAGTACTCCATTTTCTTTTCGTAAGTCTCGAACCTTCGATATTCGTAAAGAGAGTAAGATACAGAGAGTGTTAAAGAGGAGAAAGATAAGACATAGCTAACGCAAGATACTCTTATATCAAGAGGTATTGGATTAGTTATTTAAAGGTTGGCATCTAggtgaaaataattaaattaaatcaTCAATATATGTGTGCAGATATATAAATAGTCACTATGATAATATAAAGAAGAGTTCCTTGCCATTCAAAATTAGAGATGTATTTGTTGGATCATAAAAGATCTTTGAAATTCGGTGGTGATACGGTGGACTAGTTTATATTATTTGGTGCTTGGCAGGGGCGAATccaaataatattttttttagaaGGATATCGAGCAAATTTTGGGAAGACACTCTTTGTGGTTTTGAATTTTATGGGGCACttttatatattttcaaatttacAAATggtaaaaaattatatattttgattttagGGGGGACACGTGTCCCCGATACCCCTTACTAGATCCATCCGCCCTTGGTGCTTGGGTTGTATGGTTTGACACTAGAGCTGGCTATTGATGAATTTCGGGAATTCATGTGAGGAAAGTGATATTCGTGAAAGATTAAAAACAACGAACTAGGCTCGTATTTACTATGTTTGTGTATTTAAATTGTCCTATTTTTATAGGATAATTGTCCTTTATTTAGTTACAACTATATCAACGGTTATAATAGATGATAAATTGTATTTATGATAAGTTGACTTTTATAAGCATTTGTTTTTCTCGAAAATTCTTTACTACGTCTACGCTTAGTTTTTTCTTTATTAAATTGGGATCAAGTATGTCATTCAATGATTAAACTAAGGGTTGTTTGAGTCTTGAACTAAGATCAAGGATGTTATAACCATGTGTAGTTCATATTGAAATATGGGAGTTGATACGTGCATGATCTATATGTTATATTGTGTGTTTTTGAAAAGTAGATTATGAACCCCACTAGGGAGCACTTTTTTAGGGTTATTCTGTTGATTCTTGTGGGCTTTGATTGCAATAATCTATTATTACCGTCAACTTTTGGGTCATGTCATCGCTTGATGTGACCAAGCATAGAGGGAGGATCAATTTAAATTGACTTGAACTCGTTACGAAACCTACTCGATCCTAGTATATTAGTAATGAGTTTTGCTGTGTATCTCAAGTATTTTTAAATTTACAGGTGTTTTAAGTGTGGTGTTTCTTTCAGGTGTGAAAGCCCTGCTTTATCTTTGGACGCTTTGTGGAGATCGACCGTGGACGagtaattttaaataatatatagtTATATAGGGAAATGTTATTTTCAGAGTTAATTTTTTATTTCCATGGCAACTAAgcttgaaaaataaatatgctcCTGCATACACAATAACAACAAAGAAAGAAAAACAATGCAAGGGTAATTTTatcttttctttattttttctATAAAAAAAATTGATCCGAAAATAACATTTTCCGTTATATATTATATGTGGGAGCTGCGTCTCCATGAATTTGGTAACATTAGACTATGAGATTTCACCGTACAATTTATGGGTTTTAATGTTACATTTGAATTTTACTTTGAGCTTGAATTAATGTAATTTGAGGGTTTTTTCATATTTTACCAAAGAATAACTATTAGATACGAGAGTGCTAGATAAACGGGtaccaaaatgtggtccaaaataACATGACATTGCTAACTCAGTTTGGGATGATGTTATTGGTGAAATTAATGTGAATGCAGGATATCcactattattaattaatttgtaTCCAATCTATGGATAACACTGTTAGGTCCCAgtatgtttgtagaagggggtttgaatacaaattttaccgtttaatcgaatttaatgcggaataaaaaagtgaaacaaaattcaagttaaataaaactattattaaacttgaaaggtgttacaacaacggtatcgtttacaaggaattaatctcaaataaattatcacaaatctagaataaattcgacatgaactttttttatttttgtaataaaaagatcaaatgctagaagcaatttgagattaagttctagggattttgatccgctagatagttacacaagaataaaagaatgatttctagtggtttggatttaacttaaaTGACTAGAAATTAATGAACTTGAAATGCAGTTGAGAGATTAAATATTTTGCGGCTGCTgcttcttttgttcttgagttggttgAAATGTATTGAAAGATGTATGTTAATGATCTGCTGTTGTTGTCATTTATAATTCACTCAATAGAACTGAATTGAGCTGGCAAGACATTCTGtgaattggcaagacaatcagtGAGACAATCCGTTGATCTGGCAAGATAATCGGCATGACAATTGATTATACTGGTAGGACAATCGgcatgactattgaatgaactggcaagacaatcggcatgactattgaatgaactggcaagacaatcgacATGACAATTGATTAAACTgacatgactttcggtatgacaattgattgtcataccagttcaaatgattgtcttgctgaattaatattgaatataaattcaaaatcaattctgaaaattctaatattaattcagaattaattaatcaattaattcaattaatcaataaattaatctttgcatatataatttattttcttaattaaattatatgacttaattaattaatagagaattaatactactcttgaaaagcaaccattcttctgaaaattatgaatcaattccaccacttcaatgttgacactcgatgtactgtctggttcatgagtgactaacttccgtgacgtttttttcatgtcttgactttgataacttgattttcttcagattaaatccctgtaattatctgataccctgacaagatctctgacacttgattaaattcacaatcttgatttatatcacagaggcttgatcaatttcttgaacttcttccagtgaattaattcctcaagtctgtagatgaacaatatttcttaatcctttgacagatgttattttgagagatctctttgacgatagaaccactatttacttgttacattcttatttgagttgagttaaatccttgaataaacaaataggctatgacatatgcctttcaatctccccgtatttgtttgttagacaataacaacaaatacctagaggataactcaactaacaaataagaaaaagatgtaaacagaaatgcaaagtaaaaaGCAGAAAcgttctggattatatttaacattttccagattctaaaagaaatttacaagtgaatacaagatagatgttcctctagcctgaacatatgaatacatttgtctatcttgattaattaagctctaagcatattacattaagttttgagatatttgaattcagttgtcttcacttctgaattcaccttcttccaaatcttgcaGCAGCTCCTTGTCATAGACACGATCCCTTTCTGAAGAGAAACTgactggtctaactggttgaaccctaactgactttagcttattcttaaactgattgtaccttttgatgttcttttcacaataagcttgaattaGATCAGCAACTTGAGTTTTCAACTCAAATGAGTATCCatcagttcttaaatgatgttccatccagacaagatgcttagcagagtagtctttaagagattgtgaatcgagatggcaaatttgaagacaatcagacttaaagaatgTTACTTGAAAGGGtaagttgaccacttgaggactagccctattagcaaactcttttaTCCTTTCATgaaggacttcattcaattctgagcttcttttgactttgttgagaagaacccaaatctcagATAACGAACAATTCTTAAACAggtgaagtgataccttgaaagatccttcactctgacaatatacaaagatgctcatttcatttaatgttctgtcaaaagcagctgagatccttgagatttcagtcttgatagcattcatgtacacgtcattgtttggattagaaatttccagcatgtcgagaagatgtagaaactccctatcattgtttgtgctcagctgagaTATATGAAGTactcttcttgcttcatcccattttacaccaatcttcagattgacatctcttcttctttcttcagctttaatgtcatgaagacgttgttTTTCAAaagtttctgttctttggatttctttcttcatgtcaatgatctgagatatctttttaagttTAACTTCTTTTCTcatcaactctgactgctgcttctggaactctttctcaaaaacaggatccactggagcttcctcttcccagtCTTCAAAATTACTTTCCTCTTTAGCTTCAAAGATACGagctttatcttccaagactgttTCAGTGGGAACATCAAGAATATCGAAGTCATCTTGCTCTCCACTATAGTATgcatcatcagccttccttgtctctccagcagaagaatctttttcttttccttttccacttctcccttgcttctcccccttagttgaggaatcctctacagatatccctttagacccttcatgacctccattacctccagagcccgagcctccaccagacggcccttcaaagaaggTCATTTGCTCTTCAGtaggacagtgagaattttttgtcatgaaatacaagtgcttcatcccttcattgagatgttccatgcccttttctatcttcaagaatctggaagagtccagtgaatggttcatttcaatcaggtcttcaagagaattcattctagtatggagagagcagaagtttgaaatgtcttcggctgataaagttggagattcctgaatggcgttaagctttggtatcacaatggtcttcaaatctgagatatcattcctgatgaatgccagctgattgttgacagaggtgaaagaagaagaccgttcaaccacttgtgttttgaatgtttgagcctcagcctgacttttagcaagttgttctttcagagtagcaatctgagctaacaggttttcagtgtttgtgtctgtgtgtgcgctcacctgaatatctctcatTTCTGGTTcgctcaactcacgtgcttgtgtttctctcagtataattgctcgtgaggagccatTCTATTGTtggtcttctgtacctgcaattgaaatcaccctagcctcttcaagagaggtcagtggtggtgcaatgagaattcgcgagtcccgatcctcagccAAATCTATCTTTTCATGGGAAATAGATGTCtaaattgcttcagggatagactGACCGAGTTGCCCAAGTGGTGGGGGAGAgtttgagataggttgtgactctgtgtttggctctatgacctgggattgaagctgtgtttctacaacttcatggtcagccctatcaaccactgggggtcttgcatcagaagtaggaatagtttgagatTCAGGAAgtattacctgcagtggaagagcatctgaAGTCTGTTCCTGGGTGGCttgtaccactggaggttgaggttgctgttcatgatcGGGAAGATCAAAAACTGGTAAAGGAATGAAGtcggccatgaaagcagatacaagtactggaacttgcgTGAATTTAAAGGTTGCGTCTTGTCGTGTGCAGATCTTTTTGTTTACAGGATGTGGTTCAGCGACTGATGAGTTTGCAAAAAGAGCCTTGTGCTTAGGGGtcagaagatgttctgctataagcataagaaatcAAGCGTAGTAGCAAGAAATCCTACGATTCGTAGAATGATCGCGCTTGGCTgaagtgagacgtctcagaataatgggtaaaagtaatttgccaaaattgatcctttgattgaaaataaCCGCAAGATCAGTGTACTACaaagtggaagtgatgttgtgaaaattggacttagtgcagttggcaaacactttggaaagtgtatcgaagaaaatatcccattcagagaCCAAATTTGACTTAGACAGCTTAGtcaaattaatcaccccctgatagtgaatagcattgaaaaagtttgaaatctcaTTATCAGTGGGTAAATTAACAAAATTGTCCATTGAAAAATTTAAAGCTCTATTGAtaactgtttcatcaactacatactgtgtgtttgccatggtgaatgaaaaagagtTAGAATCagcggccacagtagaggttgtgcaaatcagtctaaaCAAGTCGACATTTAATagaacatttgatttaatagcggagctaacaatcgaatgatcatttaaaaatcgaatccatggcttaaatttctCAACATTACAATTTTCTGGATTAAAAAAcccaacatgattatgcgagacaataTGGAAATTGAGAGtcattttaaaaacaaatacaataagacacacactatcagaattttaagaattaaattaagaaaattcgaattaaaaattaattaataattcgaattgattcaattatatccaaaaaaattacaaaaaaaatgtATCTTGTTGATTTTTATCCCacaaactcagtagaagtaacAGATTTTGCAACCCCACGACACAATACCAGATTGAAGTTCAAAAATAAATTGGGTTTCTGGAGAAAATAACAAAATGAAGAACACACCCAATTTCACAAGAAAGatctgatttttttaaaaaaactggcAGCACTTCTGTTTGTATACACGTGTATGTATATAACAGTTTTGAGTGTgctgagtaagaactcgagcaaaaagaaaaaaaatggtgattggGAGAGAGAGACAGTCGGTTTGGTTTAACACAAAAAGAGAGAGACAGAGTTagaaaaaaacaaaacaaaaaaaacgtctaagtactataactggtatgacaatcctggattgtcatactgattgtcataccaggcaaaaaggAACGAATAAGCTGGAAAGAtaatcgatagtcataccgattgtcattctagtacaaaataaaaatagaaatatatataatataagttttataactggcaagacaattgattgtcataccgattgtcttgccagtataaaactatactgaaaattaaaataaacaaagttaaactggaatgactttcagcaagacaatttcaatagtcttgtcgattgtcattgcagttatatacataaaaatataaaaacaattttaaaaataaaataaaaatgcaaaaataacttaaaacaatatttacaattacaaaAGAGACAAATAATGACTAATATAAATATGGCAAAAatgcagaaaatatttacaaaattaaaatattcagaaataacaatattttagtccaaaaatagatttcttttgaattttagcaaataaaattcatagaaaaatatttttagagaaaataaaatatttttgagatattaaaattaacaagttgaataaataaataagataggATAACAAAATTACATagaataagcaagaaatatggtaTAAATGATACAATAAATTTGtgaatgaattttttttttcaatcatgataaaattcatttgtaaattcattcaagaacagatctcagatattaattagattaatcactaaaactattcaacatacccaatttaccaactattcaggtaaatgtggattcatcatGAGGTTTAGTGAAAATTATGTTATTTGTTCTTcttt
This window contains:
- the LOC141673949 gene encoding histone-lysine N-methyltransferase, H3 lysine-9 specific SUVH5-like; the protein is MTNLVTKRSPMKMLSGKRPLEYLTFGARFIRDIKRPRVSAIRQFPPGCGPAACDVRETCNGGGILVKTSNERFKARPSHPFIERLPTKGTLDKSMKPRVKMLPDELKSEPIKAPALQGNTFSGNVKMGLLRVPRKVDLINARSKNFIPEPIGMLCGSYTSPKPSLLSKKCPSPKFRKGITVFQEFPRGRGRRDLDMSSECDVLPRYKSIDARPGMLQAVDEKNITDGAKSRVVRNGGDSEEYIRSKSSDGGILPATQEGVKTSDCMAATGATDGCNDKKCNVNNGSRRLLRKHVDTKTNFLDRGSGQYDALPDQKHNSVLSEVLDLFEHTLNKRLLEIGHEEKSTGRKRTSNLYTEIAMQLKKQGKWIYMNRKLLGAIPGIEVGDQFRYRAELVIVGLHIQFIAGIDYMEKDGKKIATI
- the LOC141673951 gene encoding histone-lysine N-methyltransferase, H3 lysine-9 specific SUVH5-like; this translates as MGEKKSKHQAKDQALVRGNLALKNSKDEKTPVRVIRGRRTWKTSTFTYDGLYLVTDLRQKRAKNGKLVYLFQLNRIQGESKLNLSTPTSQRVGKSKVGRALMTDISLGEEKIPIRVYNDMDNDNPPTCFEYITKMTYPQPQISSSGCHCIDGCLDHVHCSCITKNGGMVPFNENGALIEAKQETIVHECGPLCKCPPSCKNRVSQHGVKFQLEVFKMKAKGWGVRSRNFISSGSFICEYVGELLNDKQAEERIGLDEYLSDIGDEDGFAIDAAQKGNIGRFTNHSCSPNLFAQDVLHDHHDKMMPHVMLFATQNIPPFQELSYDYNYKIDQVYDSNGNVKEKKCNCGGADCRDRLY